The DNA sequence GCAAGATTTTGTGATCTGAAATATCAATTGAGATTATAGCTACGTAAATTTCATCGCCGATCTTAAACATTTCTGTGGGCTTGGTTTCGCCAAATTCGGAATTTGGTAGGAGGCCGGCAATTTCATCATCAAGCTTAACCCAAACTCCGTAAGGTGTCATTTTTACAATATGGCCGGAGACTGTTTGGCCAACTTGGTATTTTTCTTCAATTTTTTCCCAGGGATTTGTTTTAAGCGCCTTGAGAGACAGGGAAACTTTGTTGCCATCAATGCCGATTATTTTTGCTTTTATTTTTTGTCCAGTTTGTAAAAAATCTCGCGGATTCTCTACTAGCTTCCAATCGATTTCGGATATGTGTATTAAACCCTCAACTTCACTTATCGGTTTACTATTTTCTTCTTGCAAGAGTTCTGGTTGTTGTGATGCCTCAATTTTTGAACTATCTTCCGACGGTAGTGTGATCAACGCGAAAGCTCCGAAATCAGTTACATCGGTAATTTTGGCATCTACTATGTCGCCAATTTTAAATTTGCTTAACTCTTCTTTAAGTTGGGCGTCGTTAATTGCTTTTTCTGAAACAATCAGCTTGTTCTCATCTTCTGAAAAATCTATAATTTTAACTTGTATTTCTTGATTGCGTAATTTTTGCAGTGCCTGGACGATTTTGGTTGTGTCGCCACCTTCAACCTTAGGATAGTGTTCGGACGACAGTTGTGATAAGGGCAAGAAACCCTGAATGCCGTCAATTTCTACAATTAGGCCGCCTTTGTTAATGTTCGCAATTTTAGTGGTGATAATTTCTCCATCATCTCTTTTTTTCTTGATATCTTCCCAGGCAGTTGTCATCTGTGCACGCTTGAGTGACAATTCACGGTAGCCGTCCTCATTTTCAAGATCCAACAAAATAGTTGAAACCGTCTGGCCGGGCTTAAGTGTTTTTTGTAAATTCGGATTGTCATAAAATTCTCCCGGGTAAACAACGCCAGTGCCTAGTGGACCCAAATCAATCATCACTGCATTTTTGCTTGCACTTAAAACTTCCCCGGTCATTACCGCGCCCATTTTGGGCAAATCAAAACCAGACTTTGCAAGCAAGTCCTTCATGGAGAACCCCTCACCGTTAATTTGAGCACCAATTTCCATATTTAAATGAGCCTAGCATTTTTATTTGTTTTTGGCAACGTTTTTTGATATAATTATAAATATAAATAGATATGACTATTACTTGGTACGGACAATCATGTTTTAGACTTGAATCCAAAGGAACGAGCATCCTAATTGACCCGTTTTCTAAAGAAATCGGTCTTCGGCCGCCACGTTTGAATGACCCAATTTTTTTAGTTACTCATGAGCATTATGACCACAACAACACAAAAGAAGTGCCTGGAGAATCCTTTATAATCCGTGGCCCCGGAGAATATGAGAAATCCGGCAT is a window from the Candidatus Yanofskybacteria bacterium genome containing:
- a CDS encoding 30S ribosomal protein S1, giving the protein MEIGAQINGEGFSMKDLLAKSGFDLPKMGAVMTGEVLSASKNAVMIDLGPLGTGVVYPGEFYDNPNLQKTLKPGQTVSTILLDLENEDGYRELSLKRAQMTTAWEDIKKKRDDGEIITTKIANINKGGLIVEIDGIQGFLPLSQLSSEHYPKVEGGDTTKIVQALQKLRNQEIQVKIIDFSEDENKLIVSEKAINDAQLKEELSKFKIGDIVDAKITDVTDFGAFALITLPSEDSSKIEASQQPELLQEENSKPISEVEGLIHISEIDWKLVENPRDFLQTGQKIKAKIIGIDGNKVSLSLKALKTNPWEKIEEKYQVGQTVSGHIVKMTPYGVWVKLDDEIAGLLPNSEFGETKPTEMFKIGDEIYVAIISIDISDHKILLTIHPKRDREGTQRASVSYGIQKNVQ